Proteins co-encoded in one Nyctibius grandis isolate bNycGra1 chromosome 14, bNycGra1.pri, whole genome shotgun sequence genomic window:
- the SNRPD3 gene encoding small nuclear ribonucleoprotein Sm D3, whose protein sequence is MSIGVPIKVLHEAEGHIVTCETNTGEVYRGKLIEAEDNMNCQMSNITVTYRDGRVAQLEQVYIRGSKIRFLILPDMLKNAPMLKSMKNKNQGSGAGRGKAAILKAQVAARGRGRGMGRGNIFQKRR, encoded by the exons ATGTCGATTGGAGTGCCAATTAAAGTCCTGCACGAGGCTGAAGGCCATATTGTGACATGTGAGACCAATACAGGAGAAGTTTACAGAGGCAAACTTATTGAAGCTGAAGACAACATGAATTGTCAG ATGTCCAACATAACGGTGACGTACAGAGATGGACGAGTGGCGCAGCTTGAGCAGGTGTACATCAGAGGTAGCAAGATACGGTTTCTCATTTTACCAGATATGTTGAAGAACGCCCCTATGCTAAAGAGTATGAAGAATAAAAACCAGGGTTCTGGAGCTGGGCGAGGAAAAGCAGCTATTCTCAAAGCTCAAG tggcTGCAAGAGGAAGAGGCCGTGGTATGGGCCGTGGCAACATCTTCCAGAAGCGAAGATAA
- the GUCD1 gene encoding protein GUCD1 produces MKSPREAGEPPPVDCIQLKVPVIQQLYHWDCGLACSRMVLQYLNQLDNDEFQKAIQELQLTKSIWTIDLAYLMRHFGVKHKFCTQTLGVDKGYKNQSFYRKHFDTEENRVNQLFAQAKACKVLVEKCTVTVQDIQNHLSQGHVAIVLVNAVLLLCDLCSSPVKYCCFLPIGQKCFCRNPDYQGHFIVLCGYNKASGSIYYNNPAYADRTCCTSISNFEEARTSYGTDEDILFIYTDS; encoded by the exons atgaaGAGCCCCCGGGAGGCTGGGGAGCCGCCGCCAG TTGACTGCATCCAGCTGAAAGTGCCAGTCATTCAGCAGCTGTACCACTGGGACTGCGGGCTGGCCTGCTCCAGGATGGTGCTTCA GTACCTGAATCAGTTGGACAATGATGAATTTCAGAAAGCCATCCAGGAACTCCAGTTAACAAAGAGTATCTGGACTATTGACCTGGCCTACCTAATGCGGCACTTCGGTGTCAAGCATAAATTTTGCACCCAGACGCTTGGAGTGGACAAGGGCTACAAAAATCAG TCATTTTACAGGAAGCACTTTGACACAGAAGAGAATCGAGTCAATCAGCTCTTTGCACAAGCCAAAGCCTGCAAGGTGCTGGTGGAGAAGTG cacagtAACTGTTCAAGACATCCAAAACCACCTGTCCCAAGGTCATGTAGCCATCGTCCTAGTGAATGCAGTCCTGCTATTGTGTGATCTTTGCTCAAGTCCTGTCAAATACTGCTGCTTCCTCCCCATTGGACAGAAGTGCTTCTGCAGGAATCCTGACTACCAAGGCCATTTCATTGTGTTATGTGGCTACAACAAAGCCTCAGGGAGTATTTACTACAACAACCCTGCCTATGCTGACC GAACATGCTGCACCAGCATCAGTAACTTTGAGGAAGCCAGGACAAGCTACGGCACTGATGAAGATATTCTGTTCATCTACACAGACAGCTGA